The following proteins are co-located in the Sulfitobacter guttiformis genome:
- a CDS encoding DUF938 domain-containing protein: MHAPSAERNMGVIVELLRVHAPPHGRALELASGTGQHVMALASALPQIDWHPSEVAADRMASIDAYAATAQLPNLHPARHLDATRRGWSQCLQPFDLIHLGNLLHLIPQAGAYTLLTEASVALAPAGTLTLYGPFMREGRLTSEGDAKFNAELQAANPAIGYKDDRWINEVLTSTGLVVSVHDMPSNNLAFIARRSPE; this comes from the coding sequence TTGCATGCTCCTTCGGCCGAGCGGAACATGGGCGTCATCGTGGAGCTTCTGCGTGTCCACGCTCCACCTCATGGGCGCGCTCTTGAACTTGCTTCCGGTACGGGCCAGCATGTTATGGCCCTTGCATCGGCTTTGCCACAGATTGACTGGCACCCAAGCGAGGTCGCGGCCGACAGAATGGCCAGCATTGATGCGTATGCCGCGACCGCACAATTGCCCAATCTACACCCTGCCCGCCACCTCGATGCCACGCGGCGGGGCTGGTCCCAATGTCTGCAGCCCTTCGATCTGATACATCTGGGGAACCTGCTGCACCTCATTCCGCAGGCAGGTGCGTATACGCTACTGACCGAAGCATCAGTAGCGCTGGCGCCCGCAGGCACCCTCACCCTTTATGGTCCGTTCATGCGAGAAGGTCGCCTCACCTCGGAGGGCGACGCAAAGTTTAATGCCGAATTGCAAGCAGCTAATCCAGCAATCGGCTACAAGGACGATAGATGGATCAATGAAGTACTGACATCAACGGGCCTTGTTGTTAGCGTGCACGACATGCCTTCCAACAACCTCGCCTTTATCGCCAGACGGAGCCCAGAATGA
- a CDS encoding NAD(P)/FAD-dependent oxidoreductase, whose amino-acid sequence MSDILVIGGGIAGLSAAARLSADARVTLLEMETATGYHASGRSAALIEENYGAPSVQALNRASMAHFMTGNYLTPRGLLIVAGPTEETAFRADVVHMGVEPVTPSEARDFVPILDPAKVAFAGYHAPAFDIDTDRLMHDFIRTIRKNGGQIITGATVTNIRKDAHGWHVSAGGEYTARTLVNAAGAWADLIAGIAGVTPVGIVPHRRSMARLAAPGGHDTSRWPMFFGVGESWYAKPDAGALLVSPAEEVPTHPHDAYADDMTLAEGLDRYENMVVEPVTRPIATWAGLRSFAPDRTLVLGRDPDVPEFVWCAGQGGYGFQTSPAASALLADLVTGRTPTLGAADVAALRPDRLRV is encoded by the coding sequence ATGAGCGATATCCTCGTGATTGGCGGTGGCATTGCCGGTTTGTCCGCCGCCGCGCGGCTGTCTGCTGATGCAAGGGTCACCCTGCTGGAAATGGAAACCGCGACCGGCTATCACGCCTCCGGCCGCTCGGCAGCGCTGATCGAGGAAAACTATGGCGCGCCGTCCGTGCAAGCGCTCAACCGCGCGAGCATGGCGCATTTCATGACCGGAAATTATCTGACGCCCCGCGGCCTGCTGATCGTTGCGGGTCCCACGGAAGAAACCGCTTTCCGCGCGGATGTGGTCCACATGGGCGTCGAGCCGGTCACCCCTTCCGAAGCACGTGATTTTGTACCGATACTCGATCCGGCTAAAGTGGCCTTTGCAGGCTATCACGCGCCAGCGTTCGACATTGATACCGACCGCCTGATGCACGATTTCATCCGGACAATTCGCAAAAATGGCGGGCAGATCATTACCGGCGCGACCGTCACCAATATCCGTAAGGACGCCCACGGCTGGCACGTGTCAGCAGGGGGCGAGTACACGGCAAGAACCCTTGTAAATGCCGCAGGCGCTTGGGCCGATTTGATCGCCGGCATCGCTGGCGTGACCCCTGTGGGTATTGTTCCGCACCGCCGCTCCATGGCACGGCTGGCCGCACCGGGCGGGCATGATACATCGCGCTGGCCGATGTTCTTTGGCGTGGGTGAATCGTGGTACGCCAAGCCTGATGCAGGCGCGCTGCTGGTCTCACCTGCGGAAGAAGTACCGACCCATCCCCATGACGCTTATGCTGATGATATGACGCTCGCCGAGGGGCTTGATCGTTATGAGAATATGGTGGTCGAGCCGGTTACACGCCCGATCGCCACATGGGCTGGCCTGCGCAGTTTCGCGCCCGACCGCACACTTGTGCTGGGCCGGGATCCGGACGTACCAGAGTTTGTCTGGTGCGCAGGTCAAGGGGGCTATGGCTTCCAGACATCTCCCGCAGCCTCTGCCCTGCTGGCTGATCTTGTGACGGGCCGCACGCCTACCCTTGGGGCGGCCGATGTTGCCGCTCTACGCCCCGACCGACTGCGCGTATGA
- a CDS encoding ABC transporter permease, whose amino-acid sequence MDLSAINPVLFIAGFFVAATPLIFAAIGELVVERTGVLNLGVEGMMIMGAICGFATAVETGSPLLGFAAAAVGGAVLSLLFAFLTQVMLANQVASGLALTLFGLGFSALLGQSYVGIKPPRLADVDFGPLGEIPYIGPILLSHDIIVYFGLMLVLVVWAVLKFTRIGLTLRAVGENHDAAHALGFKVKRIRTLAIMFGGACAGVGGAYISLIRVPQWTEGMTAGIGWIALALVVFASWRPLRVLAGAYLFGGLVQLQLNLQGAGVAIPVEYLAMSPYVITIIVLVFLSRTKSAAPGSLGRIFHASS is encoded by the coding sequence ATGGATCTGTCTGCAATCAATCCCGTCCTGTTCATTGCCGGTTTTTTTGTTGCCGCAACCCCGCTCATCTTTGCCGCCATCGGGGAACTGGTGGTGGAGCGGACGGGTGTGCTCAACCTCGGGGTTGAAGGCATGATGATCATGGGCGCGATCTGCGGTTTTGCCACTGCCGTCGAGACCGGCTCGCCCCTGCTGGGCTTTGCTGCAGCGGCGGTAGGCGGAGCGGTGCTGAGCCTGTTGTTTGCCTTTCTCACGCAAGTGATGCTCGCAAATCAGGTAGCGTCTGGCCTTGCACTCACGTTGTTTGGCTTGGGGTTTTCAGCACTCTTGGGTCAAAGCTATGTTGGGATCAAACCGCCGCGTCTTGCGGATGTAGACTTTGGCCCGTTGGGGGAGATCCCCTACATAGGGCCGATCCTGCTCAGCCATGATATCATAGTCTACTTCGGCCTGATGCTGGTGCTTGTTGTTTGGGCCGTGCTCAAATTTACTCGCATCGGTCTGACCCTGCGCGCGGTTGGTGAAAATCACGATGCCGCCCACGCGCTGGGATTCAAGGTAAAGCGGATCCGCACATTGGCGATTATGTTCGGCGGGGCCTGTGCAGGGGTCGGCGGCGCATACATAAGCTTAATTCGTGTGCCACAATGGACCGAAGGGATGACGGCTGGGATCGGGTGGATTGCACTCGCGCTGGTAGTATTTGCCTCATGGCGCCCCTTACGCGTGCTGGCAGGTGCCTATCTTTTTGGCGGTCTTGTTCAATTACAGCTCAATCTACAGGGCGCAGGCGTTGCCATTCCCGTCGAATATCTGGCAATGTCGCCTTACGTTATCACCATCATCGTTCTCGTGTTTCTGTCGCGCACTAAAAGCGCCGCACCGGGTTCGCTGGGACGGATATTCCATGCCTCTTCCTGA
- a CDS encoding ectoine synthase has product MIIADKAKLTGTVRDANGPGWQSLRLLVRSDGMGFSMTETRVLPGAVLRLQYKHHIEACYCIAGAGEVVELATGAVHQISAGVLYAPDKHDLHEVRVPAGGAALHLICVFSPGLEGTEVHGPDGSYPAPV; this is encoded by the coding sequence ATGATTATTGCAGATAAGGCCAAGCTGACCGGCACGGTTAGGGATGCAAATGGACCCGGCTGGCAGAGCTTGAGGCTGCTGGTGCGGTCGGACGGAATGGGTTTTTCGATGACGGAAACCCGCGTGTTGCCTGGCGCAGTGCTGCGCCTGCAATACAAGCACCACATTGAGGCGTGTTATTGCATCGCAGGTGCAGGTGAGGTTGTAGAGTTGGCAACAGGCGCGGTCCACCAGATTTCGGCAGGCGTCCTTTACGCACCTGACAAGCATGACCTGCACGAGGTGCGGGTGCCTGCTGGGGGTGCTGCGCTGCATCTGATTTGTGTGTTCTCGCCGGGGTTGGAGGGGACGGAGGTACACGGGCCGGACGGGAGTTACCCCGCGCCGGTGTAA
- a CDS encoding ABC transporter permease, with product MIALVKRPEPSRAFSLAAPALAVLATMVFGGLLFAALGKDPLEAIATIFWEPLFGEFAFFYRPQLLIKGAPLVLIAIGLSLGFKAGIWNIGAEGQYIMGALFGAGAGLAFYPTESALVFPLMVISGAFGGWIWAMIPAVLKVKFGTNEILVSLMLVYVAEQFLASMSLGLLKNPEGFGFPGSRNLQQYSSAHNAELITGTGMHWGVVAAFIAVIFAYVLLARHRTGFAIRVTGDAPRAAAFSGVNPARLVLFCLGMSGLLAGLAGMFEVSGPAGQVTIDFNVGYGFTAIIVAFLGRLHPVGILLAGGLMALTYIGGDIAQSKLGLPAAAIQVFQGMLLFFLLAFDLFTNYRLKFGRTAVV from the coding sequence ATGATTGCATTGGTAAAGCGGCCCGAACCGAGCAGAGCTTTCTCGTTGGCGGCACCTGCGTTGGCAGTGCTGGCGACAATGGTGTTTGGCGGATTGTTGTTTGCGGCGCTGGGGAAAGACCCGCTCGAGGCGATCGCCACGATCTTTTGGGAACCGTTATTCGGGGAGTTCGCGTTTTTTTACCGTCCACAGCTTTTAATCAAAGGGGCTCCATTGGTTCTGATTGCGATTGGCCTGAGCCTTGGGTTCAAGGCTGGTATCTGGAATATCGGCGCGGAGGGACAGTATATCATGGGTGCACTGTTCGGCGCTGGTGCAGGGCTGGCGTTTTATCCGACAGAAAGCGCACTTGTATTTCCGCTCATGGTCATTTCGGGGGCATTTGGCGGCTGGATCTGGGCGATGATCCCTGCGGTGCTCAAGGTCAAATTCGGGACCAACGAGATACTGGTGTCTTTGATGCTGGTCTATGTAGCAGAGCAGTTTCTGGCATCTATGTCTTTGGGGTTACTCAAAAACCCTGAAGGATTCGGATTTCCAGGCTCGCGTAATTTGCAGCAGTATTCAAGCGCTCATAATGCGGAGCTAATAACAGGCACCGGCATGCACTGGGGCGTCGTTGCAGCCTTTATTGCAGTTATATTTGCCTATGTCCTGCTGGCGCGCCATCGAACGGGATTTGCCATTCGAGTAACCGGAGATGCACCGCGTGCGGCGGCCTTTTCAGGTGTAAATCCTGCGCGGCTCGTGCTGTTCTGCCTTGGCATGTCAGGGCTGCTTGCAGGGCTTGCCGGCATGTTCGAGGTGTCGGGGCCAGCAGGTCAGGTGACAATTGATTTCAACGTAGGCTACGGGTTTACCGCGATTATCGTAGCTTTTTTGGGTCGCTTGCATCCGGTCGGTATCTTGCTGGCGGGCGGGTTAATGGCGCTGACTTATATCGGGGGCGACATCGCACAATCCAAGCTGGGGCTGCCGGCAGCCGCCATTCAGGTGTTTCAGGGAATGCTGCTGTTTTTCCTGCTCGCCTTTGATCTGTTCACAAATTACCGGCTGAAATTTGGCCGGACGGCGGTGGTATAA
- a CDS encoding glutathione S-transferase family protein, producing the protein MIKLHHLNRSRSLRILWLLEEIGNPYEFITHIRDEKTNLAPPELLALHPLGKSPMIELDGEIVIESGAITEFLCTTFAPQMIPTKGTPAHNRHLEAMHFAEGSAMTPILLNLYVGRLGEAGAPLHPRIQSELDNHFSYMESILRPSGHFVLDDLSAADIMLSFPAQIAMRLERRGKYPKLAAFVDAIEARPAFQRAVEKGGV; encoded by the coding sequence ATGATAAAACTCCATCACCTCAACAGGTCCCGCTCCCTGCGTATTCTCTGGCTCCTTGAGGAGATCGGAAATCCATATGAATTCATCACCCACATCCGCGATGAGAAAACGAATCTCGCACCGCCGGAATTGCTGGCGCTTCATCCGCTGGGCAAGTCCCCGATGATCGAACTGGATGGCGAGATAGTGATCGAGAGCGGTGCCATCACCGAGTTTCTTTGCACGACATTCGCGCCGCAAATGATCCCCACCAAAGGGACGCCCGCGCACAACCGCCACCTCGAAGCCATGCATTTCGCCGAAGGTTCAGCGATGACACCTATTTTGCTCAACCTCTATGTGGGCCGTCTGGGCGAAGCGGGGGCGCCCCTGCATCCACGTATCCAGTCCGAGTTGGATAACCATTTCTCCTATATGGAAAGCATCCTGCGCCCCTCCGGCCATTTTGTGCTGGATGATCTGAGTGCGGCCGACATTATGCTTAGCTTCCCTGCACAAATCGCTATGCGGCTTGAGCGGCGTGGTAAATACCCGAAACTGGCGGCCTTCGTCGACGCCATTGAGGCCCGCCCCGCATTTCAGCGCGCCGTGGAAAAAGGCGGCGTTTAA
- a CDS encoding BMP family ABC transporter substrate-binding protein, with protein sequence MTYTKRAAAKLLLGTALVAGIAPAAFADAHAKTKVGFVYVGPIGDGGWTYEHDKGRLAVEAEFGDSVETVYVESVAEGPDSERVMTQMALDGADLIFTTSFGYMDPTINVAAKFPDVKFEHATGYKRADNVSTYSARFYEGRAIQGHIAGSMTKSNIVGYIGSYPIPEVIRGINSAFIHARKVNPDVQFKIVWAYTWFDPAKEADAAKVLIEQGADVVLQHTDSTAPQAAAQEAGNVITFGQASDMSQYAPTPRVSSIIDDWAPYYIARVKAVKDGTWTSTDTWDGIGAGMVGIGEISDAVPAEIKEQALALKASLADGSYHAFTGPLNKQDGSVFLAEGETADDGTLAGMNFYVEGIEGEIPQ encoded by the coding sequence ATGACATATACAAAACGCGCTGCAGCCAAGCTGCTGCTCGGCACTGCACTGGTTGCGGGCATCGCGCCAGCCGCTTTTGCCGATGCCCATGCAAAAACCAAAGTAGGCTTTGTCTACGTGGGTCCCATCGGTGACGGTGGCTGGACCTACGAGCACGACAAAGGGCGCCTCGCCGTCGAAGCAGAGTTCGGCGACAGCGTCGAGACAGTATACGTCGAGAGCGTGGCAGAGGGCCCGGACTCCGAACGTGTAATGACACAGATGGCCCTTGATGGCGCCGATCTGATCTTCACCACCTCGTTCGGTTACATGGACCCGACGATCAACGTTGCAGCGAAGTTCCCCGACGTGAAATTCGAGCACGCCACCGGGTACAAGCGCGCCGACAATGTGTCGACCTACTCAGCGCGCTTCTACGAGGGACGCGCCATTCAGGGGCATATCGCAGGTTCCATGACAAAGTCGAACATCGTCGGCTACATCGGCTCCTATCCGATTCCCGAAGTTATTCGCGGGATCAACTCCGCCTTCATCCACGCCCGCAAAGTTAATCCCGACGTGCAGTTTAAAATTGTATGGGCTTACACATGGTTCGACCCTGCGAAAGAAGCGGACGCAGCGAAGGTCCTGATCGAGCAAGGGGCAGACGTTGTTCTGCAGCACACTGACTCAACCGCGCCACAGGCCGCTGCACAGGAAGCGGGCAATGTGATCACCTTCGGTCAGGCCTCCGATATGTCGCAATATGCCCCGACGCCCCGCGTGTCCTCGATCATTGACGACTGGGCACCTTACTATATCGCCCGTGTAAAAGCAGTCAAAGACGGCACGTGGACATCAACGGACACATGGGATGGCATCGGCGCTGGTATGGTCGGCATCGGCGAGATTTCCGACGCTGTTCCAGCAGAGATCAAGGAGCAGGCACTGGCCCTCAAGGCGTCACTCGCTGACGGCTCCTATCACGCCTTCACCGGACCGCTGAACAAGCAAGATGGAAGCGTGTTTCTTGCCGAAGGCGAGACAGCAGATGACGGCACACTGGCCGGCATGAATTTCTATGTCGAAGGCATCGAGGGCGAAATTCCACAATAA
- a CDS encoding glycoside hydrolase family 25 protein, with amino-acid sequence MKIRAFLCIALLGLLVACGTGREAIPIGTPVAPDFRDANPVDFKGQRPAQYPVHGIDAARFQTSIDWSQARRNGVNFAFLKATEGGDLLDPAFTTHWRGAGKAGVARGAYHFYYFCTSPEVQAQWFIRNVPRSKGMMPPVLDMEWNPLSPTCAHRRPAANVVQDEMRRWLRIIEAHYGQRPIIYTTPQFYAENNLSGFNGYEYWLRTTAKSPGEAFPGERWQFWQYSATGLIDGIKGEVDLNAFSGTRAQWTTWLAARAHK; translated from the coding sequence ATGAAAATCCGCGCCTTTCTTTGTATCGCTCTGCTTGGTCTGCTTGTCGCCTGCGGGACAGGCCGTGAGGCGATCCCTATCGGCACGCCGGTCGCACCAGATTTCAGGGATGCAAATCCGGTCGACTTCAAAGGACAGCGCCCCGCGCAATATCCCGTTCACGGCATTGATGCGGCACGGTTCCAGACCAGCATTGACTGGTCACAGGCACGGCGCAACGGTGTAAACTTTGCCTTCCTGAAGGCGACCGAAGGCGGTGATCTGTTGGATCCTGCATTCACCACGCACTGGCGCGGCGCAGGTAAGGCGGGCGTGGCGCGCGGTGCCTATCACTTTTACTATTTCTGCACCTCGCCGGAGGTGCAGGCACAATGGTTCATCCGAAATGTGCCGCGGTCAAAAGGCATGATGCCACCAGTCCTCGACATGGAATGGAACCCGCTTTCGCCCACCTGTGCGCACCGCCGCCCCGCGGCAAACGTCGTACAGGACGAAATGCGCCGCTGGCTCCGCATCATCGAGGCGCACTATGGCCAGCGCCCTATTATCTATACGACGCCGCAATTCTACGCCGAAAACAATCTTTCAGGCTTCAACGGGTATGAATATTGGCTGCGGACCACCGCCAAATCCCCTGGTGAAGCCTTCCCCGGTGAGCGCTGGCAGTTCTGGCAATATTCGGCCACGGGTTTGATCGACGGGATCAAAGGCGAAGTTGATCTGAACGCGTTTTCAGGTACCCGCGCACAATGGACTACATGGCTGGCCGCACGCGCACATAAATAG
- a CDS encoding aldo/keto reductase, with protein MTQLLTSPDGTPASRLAFGTMQFGGRADRAASQAMFEAALNAGITHFDTAHVYTDGASETLLGEMVKPYRDRLVIATKAAYTGGATPQNIRASAETSRSRMKLDTLDALYLHRFDPDTDMHASFETFAELKRKGVIRYIGISNFSAWQAAKAAGIAAEFDLKITLIQPMYSLVKRQAEVEILPMAQDYEILCAPYSPLGGGLLTGKYASGGSGRLTEDDRYAARYNFEHMRSAAAALSEIALREGGHPATLAVAWAAAHKTSPTPIISARSTQQLEPSLAAMDYVMTPALYAELAALVPAPPPATDRAEEQ; from the coding sequence ATGACACAACTCCTCACCAGCCCCGATGGCACCCCTGCCAGCCGCCTTGCGTTTGGCACAATGCAATTTGGAGGCCGCGCAGACCGCGCCGCCTCACAGGCCATGTTCGAAGCCGCCCTCAATGCGGGTATTACCCACTTTGACACCGCTCATGTCTATACTGACGGCGCATCGGAAACATTGCTGGGTGAGATGGTAAAACCCTACCGCGACCGTCTCGTGATCGCGACGAAAGCCGCCTACACCGGTGGTGCAACCCCCCAGAACATCCGCGCCTCTGCCGAAACATCGCGGAGCCGGATGAAACTCGACACCCTCGACGCGCTCTATTTGCATCGCTTTGATCCCGACACCGATATGCATGCCAGCTTCGAGACATTCGCAGAGCTCAAAAGAAAAGGGGTTATCCGTTATATCGGCATATCCAACTTCTCTGCCTGGCAGGCCGCAAAAGCGGCAGGGATAGCCGCAGAATTTGACCTCAAAATCACCCTGATCCAGCCGATGTACAGCCTCGTCAAGCGTCAGGCTGAAGTCGAAATTTTGCCGATGGCACAGGATTATGAAATACTTTGTGCACCTTATTCGCCGCTGGGCGGTGGCTTGCTCACGGGCAAATATGCAAGCGGTGGATCGGGCCGCCTGACAGAGGATGACCGCTATGCCGCGCGCTACAACTTCGAGCATATGCGCAGCGCCGCAGCCGCACTTAGCGAGATCGCCCTGCGCGAGGGGGGCCACCCTGCCACCCTCGCAGTGGCATGGGCCGCAGCACATAAGACATCACCAACCCCGATTATCTCTGCACGCTCAACGCAGCAGCTAGAGCCGTCACTGGCGGCGATGGACTATGTGATGACACCTGCGCTTTACGCTGAACTCGCTGCTTTGGTCCCTGCCCCGCCCCCCGCTACCGACAGGGCGGAAGAGCAATGA